The sequence tggctacccagactatttgcattgccccccgcACCTCCCTcttacactgctgttactctttgttatcatctatgcatagtcactataaTAATTATGCGATCATGTGCATATTACCTCAAATAACCGgtgccaccgcacattgactctgtaccggtacccccctgtgtGTTGTCTcgctatttttattttactgctgctctttaattacttgttacttttatttcttattcttacacttttttttttttaactgcattgttggttaggggctcttaagtaagcattttactgtaaggtctacacctgttgtatttggcgcatgtgactaatacaatttggtTTGATCTTTCACTGAATCCTTTAAACTCACCCTCACTCATTCCCCTCTTCCTAACTctcttatccccctctcactTAGTGTTCAGACAGAAGAGATAGAGCTGACCAGTGCCGTTGTcaacagagacagtgagaggatcGGACCAGACAGCTTTGAGCTGCTAAGTGTGCTGGGCAAGGGGGGCTATGGCAAGGtatgtgtgtgtccgtccgtccgtcaatCAGTGCGTGTTTGCGTTTCTAAGAGTTTCAGCTTCACAATGTACTTAGATATACACCATGCTCTTGATCAGAAACTCATCCCGTTTGTCATTAACCTattttaacaattgtattttttaCTTGCAGGTTTTCCAGGTACGGAAAGTGCAGGGTGCACAGACGGGGAAGATATTTGCAATGAAGGTTTTAAAGAAGGTACATAAGATTCCTCTCAATCATTTTTCTCAACCAAAAGATTGCTCTAAACATTGCTACTGTACCAGGGCAAAATGTAATACCTCTAAATACACAACTGACTTTCTCCTATCCCCACCCATCCCTCGcgctctctcctcccacccatccctcgctttctctccctGCCAGGCGAAGATCGTGTGTAATGCCAAGGACACGGCCCACACGCGTGCGGAGAGGGAGATTCTGGAGACGGTGCGGCACCCCTTCATCGTGGACCTGCTGTACGCCTTCCAGACCGGGGGTAAACTCTACCTCATCCTGGAGTGTCTCAGTGGTGAGCGATtcgggaagggagggagagggacctGCTGTATGCTTTTGACCTCGTCCTGGAGGGAGGGGATCTGTGTAGGACAACCGTGTCGATCTCTGAATCCTGGCACGTCAACTTCTATCGACACTTCAATCTccttaatgtttttttttgtttatcaGGTGGAGAACTGTTCATGCAGCTGGAGAAGGAAGGAATCTTCATGGAGGACACAGCCTGGTAAAAGCCAGATGCTTAGCTTCAGGTTATCATCGAGAAAGTGTGACGCTGAGGCCATAAACGGCAGTGAATTTCCATGTGAACATTTTGTAGGAGAGAGTGTGTTGCGCATGTGTACAGAGGAgtgttaataaaaaaaaatccacCTTTTTGACAAACAGTTTTTATCTGGGCGAGATCGTGCTTGCTTTGGGACACCTCCACTCAAATGGAATCATCTACCGAGATCTCAAACCAGAGAATATCATGCTGAACCACcaaggtgtgtctgtctgtcttgcgtAGAAATCAATATCAGTGAGATTAACATagcatctttaaaaaaaaattgttttatCTGCTATGGATTGGATTATTGTTATGGTTTAGAATTGACAGAGATATTGTGTTTCTGTCTCCCAGGACACATCAAGCTGACCGACTTTGGCCTGTGTAAGGAGTCCATTCACGACGGCGCGGTCACGCACACCTTCTGTGGGACCATAGAGTACATGTGAGTCTAGCACCACGCTGACGAGGATGCCGTCTCTGAGTCGGCTATCGTCAAAGATTTTTATAGCTACACCAAGATAGATGTCGTTTTCAATGTGAACAGATGAGTCATAGTGGgtagaacaagcaaggaggtgtgcagagccaagcacgagctagcgagatcctattggcccGTTCTAGCATGCATCTgtatatttccgttagggaacacCTACTCTGTGAAATGTGCGTGTGCAATGACTCAATTCAACTTTGCACTCCTTAAACCACACAATTTGTTAAACTTTGGCAAAGGCTaaggtctacaaaacttagtccactctgttcataacatattCTAGTTTTGTGAACCGAACTGTGTTGAGATCcaatgtttcatcgatgagaaaaCGTGCATAATGTTGGCCAAAATCCTTctcgttccatcttctcccactgcccgccagtgggcttcctctcactaccatatttgctAGTGAGTGGAAACTCCACGTGGATGCTTCATATTTATGCGtccagtgaaatatctgtctcactGTTCTATCTGTGCTATCGCTCTCAGAGGCTGCACTACGGGTCGCTGTAGTAGTCATAGTTCAGATAGGTCTTAGGTGAACTACAATTCTTCCCCACCTTCCTGAAGTCAAGTGTGGATTTAAAAGCGTTACATTTGTCCATGGGCTGCATGGCCTAGTGTGCCATTTCCACCATATTCCTTACACGAACTGTTTTTATCCACTGTTTTTATGCAAGTAAAGTAATAGcgtatatttaaacatttaaaaacagtTATGatggtacaattttataaatgggGAAAGGGGGGTAGCTAGTCGATTCAACAAATGATCTGTCAGTAATGCTGACATCTTTTTGTGTCTGCAAAATGAATTATACGAGAAATGGAGGTCTCAACTCCTTTATGCGCACATATTGATgtaataaccatcatattgagGTAAACTTGAGTCACgggatgatatggtgtgtggtcatCCCACTACGACTGGGGAAAACCATTcaatttattaggctacagatgaaatgaCTTGTGATAAACTTGTGCAGATTTTATTTATTCGAGTTTtaggatataataataataataatatatgccatttagcagacgcttttatccaaagcgagtcatgtgtgcatacattctacgtatgggtggtcccgggaatcgaacccactaccttgccgttacaagcgccatgctctaccaactgagctacagaaggaccaccgaTATTCACATAAAAATCTGTCGCATATTGGATTCTCTTTCAATCCAGGAAGGGGAGTGAACAGTTCACACTTATAGGAGAAGGTTGAGAATTGAATCACAGCCCATTCTTATGACTCTTCTACCTGCACTCTCTAGcccctcactctttccctctttcttacATTTTCTCGACCTCTTCCTCTCAGGGCTCCAGAGATTCTGACGCGTACAGGGCACAACCGGGCAGTGGACTGGTGGAGTCTTGGAGCCCTGATGTATGACATGATGACGGGCtcggtgagagacagacagaaagagggggagggagagcgcCTGCATGAATGATGGAAAAGAAAATTGGGAACATTTTTGATGCTTCTTTCTAAACCAATCAGATACCATTTGAAAGACGTTTGACTCAAACCTCTGGTCTTCCCGCCTGTCCCCGTAGCCTCCCTTCACTGCTGAGAACAGGAAGAAGACCATTGATAAGATCTTGAAGTG comes from Oncorhynchus gorbuscha isolate QuinsamMale2020 ecotype Even-year linkage group LG24, OgorEven_v1.0, whole genome shotgun sequence and encodes:
- the LOC124012143 gene encoding ribosomal protein S6 kinase beta-2-like produces the protein MAGVFDIDLESEDLSDAEDDVCDFTVAETDLVQTEEIELTSAVVNRDSERIGPDSFELLSVLGKGGYGKVFQVRKVQGAQTGKIFAMKVLKKAKIVCNAKDTAHTRAEREILETVRHPFIVDLLYAFQTGGKLYLILECLSGGELFMQLEKEGIFMEDTACFYLGEIVLALGHLHSNGIIYRDLKPENIMLNHQGHIKLTDFGLCKESIHDGAVTHTFCGTIEYMAPEILTRTGHNRAVDWWSLGALMYDMMTGSPPFTAENRKKTIDKILKCKLNLPPYLTLDARDMIKKLLKKSPLQRLGSSAADCKDIQKHPFFRHINWDDLLNKRCEPPYKPCLQSDEDVSQFDTRFTKQTPVDSPDDSTISHQHEHAFAGFTYVAPSVLESLKEGFSFEPRTRPVRRHNSSPRTPISPLKFSLPGSFAKSSGGGESESDLLSQTSFHLPSTAPPTDNGATQPIRTPGRNKKQKGNRR